Proteins found in one Maridesulfovibrio sp. genomic segment:
- a CDS encoding 4Fe-4S dicluster domain-containing protein, producing the protein MSSRLIPFILANAAKCIGCRACELACAAAHLQGGASVGSLKGSLSPRLYLIRAGEVCVPVGCRHCEDAPCAAVCPNGAISRTDSGVIVDEERCVGCKTCLAACPVGAMEMAQIWKNGRPVLRRVTDPLNQDSYIVEPALLASKCDLCHERERGPACVEACPKDALTLVDPMKIKKRRNLEAALALAGAGARAGEELS; encoded by the coding sequence ATGTCATCTCGTTTGATCCCTTTTATTCTTGCCAACGCAGCTAAATGCATCGGTTGCCGGGCCTGTGAGCTGGCCTGTGCGGCTGCCCATCTGCAGGGCGGTGCTTCCGTGGGGAGTTTGAAAGGCTCCCTTTCCCCTCGGCTTTATCTGATCCGGGCAGGGGAAGTCTGTGTCCCTGTGGGCTGCCGTCATTGTGAAGACGCTCCCTGCGCTGCCGTCTGCCCCAATGGTGCCATAAGCCGCACTGATTCCGGCGTGATTGTGGATGAGGAACGCTGTGTGGGTTGCAAGACCTGCCTTGCGGCCTGTCCTGTCGGGGCCATGGAAATGGCTCAGATATGGAAGAATGGCCGTCCTGTTCTTCGACGGGTTACAGATCCGCTCAACCAGGATTCCTACATTGTGGAACCGGCTCTTCTTGCCAGTAAATGCGATCTCTGCCATGAGCGGGAAAGAGGACCGGCCTGCGTGGAGGCCTGTCCCAAAGATGCCTTGACGCTGGTAGACCCGATGAAAATAAAAAAACGCCGTAATCTTGAAGCCGCACTGGCCCTTGCCGGGGCTGGAGCGAGAGCGGGTGAGGAATTGTCATGA
- the fdhF gene encoding formate dehydrogenase subunit alpha, with protein sequence MQRTITTCPYCGTGCSLSLEVENGRIVSVSGGPEPSVNQGALCSKGRFGFDFVQHCDRITTPLVRKNGELVPASWDEALGLVATRLSSIASEYGPEAVGGFSSARCTNEENYLFQKLFRAGLGSNNVDHCARLUHAPTVAGLAMSLGNGSMTNSIRELWDMGRGDCICAVGTNTTECHPIIGIGMMEAKRNGAGLVVIDPREIDLARQADVWLRLRPGTDTPLLSSIARVILDEGLADLESVRAATEDFEAFREGLQAFDPESVAAIAEVPAEDIRKAARIIAGSANASFYYTMGVTQHTTGTNNVLAVSNLALLTGNVGRPKTGVNPLRGQNNVQGSCDMGALPNVLTAYRPVTDDAVREVFESGWGVKIPAEPGLTLPEMLHAIEQDRLKGLFVFGENPMRSDPDITHVEHCLRHVDFLVVQDLFLTETAALADVVLPGASFAEKDGTFTSTERRVQRVRKAINPVGDSRPDWEILADLLARVGRPERYTAASDVFDEMRRLTPTHAGISYERLESGGIQWPCPDESHPGTPVLHVGECMRGPGKLFPLVHREPAELPDAKYPLTLTTGRVVAHYHTATMTRRCFGLAGTWPEELVEIHPSDASTYGIADGELIEISSRRGTVRARAWVTRRVRRGLVFMTFHFSESPGNMLTTSAGDPITGTPQLKVCAVSIRKFKEPVDAQALISIKEEISCHLV encoded by the coding sequence ATGCAACGTACAATTACAACATGTCCTTACTGCGGTACCGGCTGTTCACTCTCTCTGGAAGTTGAAAACGGGCGCATCGTCAGTGTTTCTGGCGGTCCTGAGCCTTCGGTCAATCAGGGTGCTTTGTGCTCCAAGGGGCGGTTCGGTTTTGATTTTGTCCAGCACTGTGACCGGATCACCACTCCGTTGGTGCGTAAAAACGGCGAGCTGGTTCCCGCTTCCTGGGATGAAGCGCTTGGTCTTGTGGCAACCCGTTTAAGCTCTATCGCGTCTGAATATGGACCGGAGGCTGTCGGTGGATTCAGCAGTGCCCGCTGCACAAACGAAGAAAATTATCTTTTCCAGAAGCTTTTTCGCGCAGGACTCGGCAGTAATAATGTCGACCATTGCGCACGTCTCTGACACGCTCCCACTGTGGCCGGGCTGGCCATGTCATTGGGAAACGGCTCCATGACAAACTCCATTCGTGAGTTGTGGGACATGGGCCGGGGAGATTGTATCTGCGCCGTAGGCACTAACACTACCGAGTGCCATCCCATTATCGGTATCGGTATGATGGAGGCCAAACGCAACGGGGCCGGACTGGTGGTCATCGATCCGAGGGAAATCGACCTTGCGCGTCAGGCAGATGTCTGGCTCAGGTTGCGCCCCGGTACTGACACTCCACTGTTGTCCTCCATTGCCCGGGTCATTCTGGATGAAGGGCTGGCCGATCTGGAATCTGTGCGCGCAGCTACTGAAGATTTCGAGGCGTTCCGTGAGGGACTGCAGGCTTTTGATCCTGAAAGCGTGGCCGCCATTGCCGAGGTCCCTGCGGAAGATATCCGCAAGGCCGCCCGGATCATCGCCGGTTCAGCCAACGCATCTTTCTACTACACCATGGGCGTGACCCAGCACACAACCGGGACCAACAATGTCCTTGCCGTGTCCAATCTTGCATTGCTCACCGGAAATGTCGGACGTCCGAAGACCGGGGTGAATCCCTTGCGCGGTCAGAATAATGTCCAGGGCTCGTGCGATATGGGGGCCTTGCCCAATGTGTTGACAGCTTATCGTCCGGTAACTGACGATGCTGTCCGGGAGGTTTTTGAATCCGGATGGGGAGTTAAAATTCCTGCTGAGCCGGGGCTGACCTTACCCGAGATGTTGCATGCCATTGAGCAGGACCGTCTCAAAGGACTTTTTGTTTTCGGTGAAAATCCTATGCGCAGTGACCCGGATATTACCCACGTGGAGCACTGCCTGCGACATGTTGATTTTCTGGTTGTGCAGGATCTTTTTCTGACTGAAACAGCCGCGCTGGCCGACGTTGTCCTGCCCGGAGCCAGTTTTGCCGAGAAGGACGGAACTTTCACCAGCACTGAGCGTCGCGTGCAACGTGTCCGCAAGGCGATAAATCCCGTTGGGGACAGTCGTCCGGATTGGGAAATCTTGGCAGATCTGCTGGCCCGAGTGGGCCGTCCGGAGCGATACACCGCTGCTTCCGATGTCTTTGACGAGATGCGCAGGCTGACTCCCACCCATGCTGGCATCAGTTATGAACGTCTGGAATCCGGGGGTATCCAGTGGCCCTGTCCTGATGAGTCGCATCCGGGGACTCCCGTCCTGCACGTGGGAGAATGCATGCGCGGTCCCGGAAAATTGTTTCCTTTGGTACACCGGGAACCTGCGGAACTGCCGGATGCTAAGTATCCACTGACCCTGACCACCGGACGGGTTGTCGCTCATTACCATACCGCCACCATGACCCGCCGCTGTTTCGGGCTGGCCGGGACCTGGCCCGAGGAGCTTGTTGAAATCCATCCGTCCGATGCCTCAACATACGGCATTGCCGATGGCGAGCTGATAGAAATAAGTTCCCGCAGGGGGACTGTCCGGGCCCGGGCCTGGGTCACCCGGCGGGTCCGGCGCGGCTTGGTTTTCATGACCTTCCACTTCTCTGAAAGTCCGGGCAATATGCTGACCACCTCGGCAGGCGATCCGATTACCGGAACTCCGCAATTGAAAGTTTGCGCTGTTTCCATCCGTAAATTCAAGGAGCCCGTGGATGCGCAGGCTTTAATATCAATAAAGGAAGAAATTTCATGTCATCTCGTTTGA
- the tpx gene encoding thiol peroxidase: MNERTGIITFQGNPLTLLGNEIKVGDKAPEFNVTDNELAPKTLADFAGNVLIVSAVPSLDTPVCDMETRRFNTEAANLGDDIKILTLSMDLPFAQARWCGAAGVEAVKTLSDYMNSSFGEAYGVLIKELRLLSRAVFVIDKSGTVQYVQYVSEVTEEPDYNAALDAAKKLV; encoded by the coding sequence ATGAATGAAAGAACAGGAATAATTACTTTTCAGGGCAATCCCCTGACTCTTCTCGGTAATGAAATCAAAGTGGGCGACAAGGCCCCTGAATTCAACGTAACTGATAATGAACTTGCTCCCAAAACCTTGGCTGATTTTGCCGGAAATGTACTGATTGTCAGTGCTGTTCCCTCTCTCGATACCCCGGTATGCGATATGGAAACCCGTCGGTTCAATACTGAAGCTGCAAACCTTGGTGATGATATTAAAATCCTGACTCTGTCCATGGACCTGCCTTTCGCTCAGGCCCGCTGGTGCGGTGCAGCAGGCGTTGAAGCCGTTAAGACCCTTTCAGATTACATGAATTCGTCTTTTGGCGAAGCTTACGGCGTGCTTATCAAGGAATTGCGTCTGCTCAGCCGTGCAGTCTTCGTAATTGATAAATCAGGTACCGTACAATACGTTCAGTATGTAAGCGAAGTAACAGAAGAACCGGACTACAATGCAGCTCTGGATGCAGCTAAAAAACTGGTTTAA
- a CDS encoding TOBE domain-containing protein has translation MVKKVKQNQDAKAGNTKLATSDVFDVPENILHLDSRELILLEEGFRDWKQRTKRADYVRSRTRTFCLFLVLRHTGARLGEILRLDERRDFDLARAVVYLGREGGQREVPLPQSVCRELRALIDSPMSSGLEGEIFNLDPGYVRRIFYERAAECGLEKKKGAPSVLRRSRAVEMLRNGVPLGVVRKVLGHSSTDLAAVYQNWSACDVSNIVRRMALEENSLKSSARNTFIGHVRSVKRDGILADVEFETAEGLIISSVITLESLYKLGLEPGVSVSATVKAPLVAVRPLKEHGTSSRNCVPAKVISQKHTEVLAEVVGESAGGTQMCALVTSWSVEEEGLSVGAEVEFCFKALSVVLHAV, from the coding sequence GTGGTCAAAAAAGTAAAACAAAATCAAGATGCTAAAGCCGGGAATACCAAACTGGCTACCTCGGATGTGTTTGATGTCCCAGAGAATATACTGCACCTTGACTCACGGGAATTAATTTTACTGGAAGAAGGTTTCCGTGACTGGAAGCAAAGGACCAAAAGGGCCGATTATGTGCGTTCACGCACCCGGACGTTTTGTCTTTTTCTTGTTCTGCGTCATACCGGAGCACGGCTGGGAGAGATTTTACGGCTTGACGAACGCCGTGATTTCGATCTGGCGAGAGCGGTCGTTTATCTCGGAAGGGAAGGGGGGCAGCGGGAAGTTCCATTGCCGCAGTCGGTTTGCCGGGAACTGAGAGCATTGATCGACAGTCCTATGAGTTCAGGGCTTGAGGGAGAAATTTTTAATCTCGACCCTGGCTATGTGCGCAGGATTTTTTATGAGCGGGCCGCAGAGTGCGGACTGGAAAAGAAGAAGGGTGCGCCCTCTGTGTTACGCCGTTCCAGGGCTGTTGAAATGTTGCGTAACGGTGTTCCGCTGGGAGTCGTGCGCAAGGTGCTCGGTCATTCATCAACTGATCTTGCGGCAGTCTACCAGAATTGGTCTGCGTGTGATGTGAGCAATATCGTCCGCCGCATGGCCCTCGAAGAGAACTCCCTTAAATCCAGTGCGCGGAACACTTTTATCGGCCATGTCCGGTCCGTAAAGCGGGATGGGATTCTGGCTGATGTGGAATTTGAAACCGCCGAAGGACTAATAATCAGCTCAGTCATTACACTCGAAAGTCTCTATAAACTGGGCCTCGAGCCCGGAGTGTCCGTATCGGCCACAGTAAAAGCCCCGTTGGTAGCTGTGCGCCCCTTAAAAGAGCACGGAACAAGCTCCCGAAACTGCGTCCCGGCCAAAGTTATTTCTCAGAAACATACCGAAGTACTAGCTGAAGTTGTAGGTGAGTCTGCCGGGGGAACCCAGATGTGCGCATTGGTCACCTCGTGGTCGGTGGAGGAAGAAGGATTGAGCGTAGGCGCTGAGGTTGAATTTTGTTTCAAGGCATTGTCTGTTGTTTTACATGCGGTGTAG
- the modA gene encoding molybdate ABC transporter substrate-binding protein, which yields MKRINALVLALLLALPFSAQAADLMIAQAANFMPAMKEIIPAFEKTSGLKVQATYTSTGKLYGQIVNGAPFDVFLAADERRPAKLFKDGLAETPFVYAKGKVVLWSLDKKALGNSWQEAIKSKKLHKIAIANTETAPYGTVAMIALQKEKLWKEIQPELVFAQNIAQTFQFASTGAADAGFCAYSSMFTPTGKKGGFHILEQAPPVIQAACVLKSSEHKTAALKFVEFLSSPEVNSIKKKYGYD from the coding sequence ATGAAACGTATTAATGCTCTCGTACTGGCTCTGTTGCTGGCCCTGCCCTTTTCTGCTCAGGCCGCGGACCTCATGATCGCACAGGCCGCCAACTTCATGCCCGCCATGAAGGAAATCATTCCCGCCTTTGAAAAAACAAGCGGTCTGAAGGTTCAGGCCACTTATACCTCCACCGGTAAATTATACGGACAGATAGTCAACGGCGCGCCCTTTGATGTTTTTCTCGCCGCCGATGAACGCCGCCCCGCAAAGCTTTTCAAAGACGGACTGGCCGAGACTCCTTTCGTATATGCCAAAGGAAAAGTTGTCTTGTGGTCACTTGATAAAAAAGCCCTCGGCAACAGCTGGCAGGAAGCTATAAAAAGCAAAAAGCTGCATAAAATAGCCATCGCCAACACAGAAACCGCACCATACGGAACAGTTGCCATGATAGCCCTGCAGAAGGAAAAACTGTGGAAAGAAATACAACCGGAACTGGTCTTTGCCCAGAATATTGCCCAGACATTCCAGTTTGCATCCACCGGAGCGGCGGACGCCGGTTTCTGCGCTTATTCATCCATGTTTACCCCCACCGGTAAAAAGGGCGGATTCCATATCCTTGAGCAGGCTCCTCCGGTAATTCAGGCCGCCTGTGTACTCAAATCTTCAGAACACAAAACCGCAGCACTTAAATTCGTAGAATTTCTGTCCAGCCCGGAAGTTAATTCCATCAAGAAAAAATACGGATACGATTAA
- the modB gene encoding molybdate ABC transporter permease subunit yields the protein MDFYPLFISAKLAVATTLFIPIVAAPIAYILAFLDFKGKSLIDAIVSLPMVLPPTVLGFGLLIAMGPQGPLGGLWKDLTGERMVFSFSGILLASLVYNLPFAVQPMRATFEKLDIRLLENAAVLGLSSTSTFFRVVLPNSLPGIAASAMLVFAHSLGEFGVILMVGGSIPGSTKVASIAIYEAVEAMRYGDALYMSLAIIPVSFMALLAINRLNRFSRSRS from the coding sequence ATGGATTTCTACCCGCTTTTTATCTCTGCAAAGCTGGCCGTGGCTACGACCCTATTTATACCTATCGTAGCCGCGCCTATAGCTTACATTCTTGCTTTCCTTGATTTCAAAGGCAAAAGCTTGATTGATGCGATTGTTTCTCTCCCCATGGTCCTTCCTCCTACGGTTCTCGGTTTCGGGCTGCTTATAGCCATGGGACCGCAAGGACCGTTGGGAGGGCTATGGAAGGATCTGACCGGAGAACGTATGGTTTTCAGCTTTTCCGGAATATTACTGGCCTCGCTGGTTTATAATCTGCCTTTCGCGGTACAGCCTATGCGGGCAACATTTGAAAAGCTGGACATAAGGCTGCTGGAAAATGCGGCAGTGCTTGGGCTTTCTTCCACCTCCACTTTTTTCAGGGTAGTACTGCCCAACAGTTTACCAGGGATAGCAGCTTCAGCCATGCTGGTATTCGCCCATAGTTTAGGCGAATTCGGAGTCATCCTCATGGTCGGCGGCTCCATTCCCGGTTCGACCAAAGTTGCCTCCATAGCCATCTACGAAGCTGTGGAAGCCATGCGTTACGGCGACGCTCTCTATATGTCGCTGGCAATCATTCCGGTCAGTTTTATGGCCCTTTTGGCCATCAACCGTCTCAACCGTTTCAGCCGGAGTCGATCATGA
- a CDS encoding ATP-binding cassette domain-containing protein → MTLKIDIRKQLPNFALDVALNCDPGTLTAIVGPSGAGKSTLVRIISGLEKPDSGTISLNGNIWVDTANNFFATPQKRELGLVFQEYTLFPHLNVRNNVAFAAVDKECVPGLLEKFGISHIAESKPSTISGGERQRAAFCQALAREPVLLLLDEPFSALDIATREGLRKELRDLKKELNIPIIHVTHDLEEAYYLADTIFVLENGHESPQWLDRQRKKFCSEPGPYSRPHLELVGNM, encoded by the coding sequence ATGACCCTTAAAATAGACATCCGCAAACAGCTGCCCAACTTTGCTCTGGACGTAGCTCTGAACTGTGATCCAGGCACCCTGACCGCGATTGTAGGACCTTCGGGTGCCGGTAAAAGCACTTTGGTCCGTATAATTTCCGGACTTGAAAAACCGGACAGCGGGACCATCTCCCTCAACGGTAACATTTGGGTGGATACGGCGAATAATTTTTTTGCCACACCCCAAAAACGTGAATTGGGACTCGTCTTTCAAGAATACACGCTCTTCCCGCATTTGAATGTACGCAATAATGTGGCCTTTGCCGCTGTTGATAAAGAATGTGTGCCGGGTCTGCTGGAAAAATTCGGAATCTCTCACATCGCGGAAAGCAAACCTTCCACAATTTCCGGCGGGGAACGCCAGCGGGCAGCCTTTTGTCAGGCTCTTGCCCGCGAACCTGTCCTGCTGCTGCTGGATGAACCTTTTTCCGCGCTGGATATCGCCACCCGCGAAGGACTGCGCAAGGAACTGCGTGACCTGAAAAAAGAGCTGAATATCCCTATCATCCATGTAACTCACGACCTCGAGGAAGCGTATTATCTGGCTGATACCATTTTTGTGCTTGAAAACGGACATGAGTCCCCGCAATGGCTGGACAGGCAAAGAAAAAAGTTCTGCTCTGAGCCTGGCCCGTACTCACGCCCTCACCTAGAACTTGTAGGAAATATGTAA
- the modA gene encoding molybdate ABC transporter substrate-binding protein: protein MKKIYIPILLILLCLPAAAQAKVVIASGAGYRALVDKLTTAYTAKTGNEVERIYGNMARVTAQAKNSGTVDLVLGDKSFLDKSGLDCCATQRVGRGRLVLAYPKGKSYADPKDLLSSNISRIALPDTKRAIYGKAALQYLKNKGVFDKVESKLLMVATVPQSASYVVAGEVDYAFINLTHARKIKGSIGGFKVVDESAYSPISIIIEQMSNSAHGAECKKFMEFLNSDTARKIVVAQGMQD from the coding sequence ATGAAAAAGATATACATTCCGATACTTCTCATCCTGCTCTGTCTTCCCGCTGCCGCTCAGGCAAAAGTCGTTATAGCTTCCGGGGCCGGATACCGCGCACTGGTTGATAAGCTGACAACCGCATACACGGCAAAAACCGGGAACGAGGTTGAAAGGATCTATGGAAATATGGCCCGCGTAACCGCACAGGCCAAAAACAGCGGTACGGTTGATCTGGTCCTCGGCGACAAATCCTTTCTGGATAAATCCGGACTTGACTGTTGCGCAACCCAGAGAGTCGGACGCGGCAGACTGGTACTAGCCTACCCTAAAGGCAAAAGCTACGCGGACCCCAAAGACCTGCTCTCATCAAATATCTCCCGCATAGCGTTGCCGGATACCAAACGGGCCATTTACGGCAAAGCGGCTCTGCAATACCTGAAGAACAAGGGCGTGTTCGACAAAGTAGAATCAAAACTACTTATGGTGGCAACTGTACCGCAGTCAGCATCCTACGTCGTCGCCGGGGAAGTGGATTACGCTTTCATAAATCTGACTCATGCACGCAAAATCAAGGGTTCCATCGGTGGATTCAAAGTTGTGGATGAATCAGCTTATTCGCCCATATCGATTATTATCGAACAGATGAGCAACTCCGCCCATGGAGCTGAATGCAAAAAATTCATGGAATTCCTAAACTCCGATACAGCCCGCAAGATCGTGGTCGCTCAGGGTATGCAGGATTAA
- a CDS encoding ABC transporter permease subunit: MNIAAILFDSATLNPLTLSAKVMGVAGVLQLTLGVPLAFWLSRSKGMLHNFVDSAVTLPLVFPPVATGFVLLFLLGRRGPAATLFGDSIIFSFPGLVVAAFIAGLPLLVKPVQAALKSAEAAKLHEVAAVLGKSEGAIFMQVLLPCARRAIAAGSLLALARSLGEVGMSLMLGGNVIGRTNTLSLEIYNAVFNGEFERAAVLSAVIGIASLTMFTALKKFSDAE; this comes from the coding sequence ATGAATATTGCTGCTATTCTTTTTGACAGTGCAACACTTAACCCGCTGACCCTGTCCGCAAAAGTGATGGGGGTAGCGGGAGTGCTGCAACTGACCTTGGGAGTGCCGCTTGCTTTCTGGCTATCCCGTTCAAAAGGAATGCTGCATAATTTCGTGGATAGCGCCGTGACCCTGCCACTTGTATTTCCGCCGGTGGCAACCGGCTTTGTACTCCTGTTTCTGCTTGGCAGACGCGGGCCTGCGGCAACTCTTTTCGGTGACAGCATTATCTTCAGCTTCCCCGGGCTGGTGGTTGCCGCCTTCATTGCCGGACTGCCCCTTCTTGTCAAACCGGTGCAGGCAGCCCTTAAATCAGCTGAGGCTGCTAAACTGCACGAAGTGGCAGCCGTACTCGGAAAATCAGAAGGCGCCATATTTATGCAGGTTCTGCTGCCCTGTGCACGCCGGGCAATCGCAGCCGGAAGTTTGCTGGCCCTTGCCCGCTCACTTGGCGAAGTGGGCATGAGCCTGATGCTCGGGGGTAATGTCATCGGACGTACGAACACACTTTCACTGGAAATCTACAATGCGGTTTTCAATGGAGAGTTTGAGCGGGCGGCAGTTTTGTCTGCGGTCATAGGCATAGCCTCTTTAACAATGTTCACAGCTTTGAAAAAATTTTCAGACGCGGAATAA
- a CDS encoding Rossmann-like domain-containing protein: MSKSILAEIQSRAYKAWKEAGILDEDIEVKARTLSTEEAIGNPEGDDFPLLRGKEKLMEARFRDSKGQAFTDRYGDFSNTLREIAEMDLTNNFRRAIFVSALNAVQCSLGKAERTIHCKDEGPALCAPQLGDYIAEKYGNPKLGLVGYQPAMIKALSGRFEMRIVDLDPDNIGSEKCGITVEGPDNTSEVLEDVNLLVVTGSTIVNDTIGNFLRDDKPTIFFGTTVSAAAEMMGWQRFCCQSS, from the coding sequence ATGAGCAAATCTATTTTAGCTGAAATTCAATCAAGGGCTTACAAGGCTTGGAAAGAAGCCGGCATACTTGATGAAGATATTGAAGTAAAAGCACGTACCCTGAGCACAGAAGAAGCTATCGGTAATCCAGAAGGTGATGATTTTCCCCTGCTGCGTGGCAAGGAAAAGTTGATGGAAGCACGGTTCAGGGATTCAAAAGGGCAGGCATTCACAGACCGTTACGGAGATTTCAGCAACACATTACGTGAAATAGCGGAAATGGACCTGACTAATAATTTTCGGAGGGCCATCTTTGTTTCCGCCCTGAATGCAGTTCAGTGCAGCCTCGGCAAAGCCGAAAGAACCATACACTGCAAGGATGAAGGTCCGGCCCTGTGTGCGCCGCAGCTGGGTGATTATATTGCTGAAAAATACGGTAATCCCAAGCTGGGACTTGTCGGTTACCAGCCGGCCATGATTAAAGCCCTTTCGGGACGCTTTGAAATGCGCATCGTGGATCTCGACCCGGACAACATCGGCAGCGAAAAATGCGGAATCACAGTTGAAGGCCCGGACAACACCTCTGAAGTTCTGGAAGATGTCAACCTCTTGGTTGTCACCGGGTCAACCATCGTTAACGACACCATCGGCAACTTCCTGCGTGATGACAAACCTACCATTTTTTTCGGCACTACTGTATCTGCAGCGGCGGAAATGATGGGCTGGCAACGATTCTGCTGTCAGAGTTCCTAG
- a CDS encoding molybdopterin-binding protein: MMKTVPVEDSIGNVLCHDMTRIVPGEYKGPAFKKGHIITPEDIPVLLEIGKEHVYILSLEEGQIHENDAARRIAKAAAGPGITLSDVSEGRINMIAAPGLLHINVEALNRINSIEEVVLATLHNNIQITEPREVAGTRIVPLVIDEKQLEEVEEICRDCGPIVSVKPFRNLKVSLITTGSEVYHGRIKDKFGPVLRKKFARLNSDVIGQTFVSDDPDMTSTAILKAIDDGAQMVVLTGGMSVDPDDQTPASIRATGAEIVTYGSPTFPGVMFMLGYLNGVPILGLPGCVMYYRASIFDLIIPRIVAGERPSRKEIAELGHGGFCAGCDTCRYPLCSFGK, translated from the coding sequence ATGATGAAAACTGTTCCTGTAGAGGACTCCATCGGTAATGTCCTCTGTCATGATATGACCCGCATTGTTCCCGGCGAATACAAGGGACCCGCTTTTAAAAAAGGCCACATCATCACACCGGAAGATATCCCGGTACTTTTAGAAATCGGCAAAGAACATGTTTACATCCTGAGCCTTGAAGAAGGCCAGATTCATGAAAACGATGCCGCAAGACGGATTGCCAAAGCAGCAGCCGGACCGGGCATTACTCTCTCTGATGTGAGCGAAGGAAGAATTAACATGATTGCGGCTCCCGGCCTGCTACACATCAATGTAGAAGCCCTGAACCGCATTAACAGCATTGAAGAAGTTGTGCTGGCCACCCTGCACAACAACATTCAGATCACCGAACCCCGCGAAGTAGCGGGAACCCGCATCGTGCCGCTTGTTATCGATGAAAAACAGCTCGAAGAAGTGGAAGAAATCTGTCGTGATTGCGGTCCTATTGTCAGTGTGAAACCTTTCCGCAATCTAAAAGTGAGCCTGATCACCACCGGCAGCGAGGTTTACCACGGTCGGATCAAAGATAAATTCGGCCCGGTTCTCCGCAAAAAATTTGCACGTCTCAATTCGGATGTTATCGGACAGACCTTTGTCAGCGATGATCCCGATATGACCAGCACTGCAATTCTTAAAGCTATTGATGACGGAGCGCAGATGGTTGTGCTCACCGGCGGTATGAGCGTCGATCCCGATGACCAGACCCCGGCTTCCATTAGGGCCACAGGTGCCGAAATTGTTACCTACGGCTCACCGACCTTTCCCGGAGTAATGTTCATGCTCGGCTATTTAAACGGAGTACCCATTTTGGGTCTGCCGGGCTGTGTCATGTATTACCGGGCCAGCATTTTTGACCTTATTATTCCGCGGATAGTGGCTGGTGAACGCCCCTCCCGCAAAGAAATCGCCGAATTGGGCCATGGTGGTTTCTGCGCTGGATGCGATACCTGCCGCTACCCGCTGTGTTCTTTTGGTAAATAG